The Coffea arabica cultivar ET-39 chromosome 3c, Coffea Arabica ET-39 HiFi, whole genome shotgun sequence genome contains a region encoding:
- the LOC113735627 gene encoding cytosolic sulfotransferase 7-like, translated as MAAKGLGLRPSSAKPGLPRVQAQDGASALSIRCRALAKLARSEHVWTTVWDHVLDYWKASLDKSRKVLFLKYEQMTQEPAFYLKLLAQFLGCPISQEEETAGAVDEILGLCSFDHLRNLEVNKSETWWILRNQVFFRNGKVGDWKNYLTSEMAERLEQITAQKFHGSGLDL; from the exons ATGGCTGCCAAGGGCCTGGGGCTGAGGCCCAGCTCGGCCAAgcctgggctgccacgtgtccaGGCCCAGGACGGGGCCTCTGCACTCAGTATACGCTGTCGTGCACTAGCAAAGTTGGCGA GGAGTGAGCATGTCTGGACGACTGTTTGGGATCATGTTTTAGATTACTGGAAAGCAAGCTTGGACAAGTCCCGAAAAGTACTTTTTCTGAAGTATGAACAAATGACACAAGAACCAGCATTTTACCTGAAACTTCTTGCCCAGTTCTTGGGTTGTCCAATTTCTCAGGAGGAAGAGACAGCAGGAGCGGTTGATGAGATTTTAGGGCTCTGTAGTTTTGATCACTTGAGAAATTTGGAGGTGAACAAGAGCGAGACCTGGTGGATTCTTAGGAATCAGGTATTTTTTCGTAACGGTAAGGTTGGAGATTGGAAAAATTATCTTACAAGTGAGATGGCAGAGCGGCTAGAGCAGATCACTGCACAGAAATTCCATGGATCCGGATTGGATCTATAA